In Microbacterium galbinum, a single window of DNA contains:
- a CDS encoding TetR/AcrR family transcriptional regulator has protein sequence MKTTGRAGRPKASSRETLAEAACELFLEQGYESTSIAEITQRAGVSRSSFFNYFASKSDVLWSGLDARIAEASDALDALDRDASDADVRLILLAAVREFAPDPLALALRNVAAMGLEDELPRDAGVRQARLAAAIAQAARASGIDEIRADILGAAHAAAVLSSLRVWAEQGAGRAAPENVLRDALDLIGDLRWSR, from the coding sequence ATGAAGACCACCGGTCGTGCCGGACGCCCGAAGGCGTCGTCTCGCGAGACGCTCGCCGAGGCCGCCTGCGAACTCTTCCTCGAGCAGGGGTACGAGTCGACCTCCATCGCCGAGATCACTCAGCGGGCAGGGGTGAGCCGGTCGAGCTTCTTCAACTACTTCGCGTCGAAGAGCGACGTGCTCTGGTCGGGGCTCGACGCTCGCATCGCTGAGGCATCCGATGCTCTCGACGCCCTCGATCGTGACGCGAGCGACGCGGACGTGCGCCTGATCCTGCTCGCAGCGGTGCGGGAGTTCGCCCCCGACCCCCTGGCCCTCGCACTGCGGAACGTCGCGGCGATGGGCCTCGAGGACGAGCTTCCGCGCGACGCGGGCGTGCGCCAGGCGCGGCTGGCCGCGGCGATCGCACAGGCCGCCCGCGCCTCGGGGATCGATGAGATCCGCGCCGATATCCTCGGTGCGGCTCACGCCGCCGCGGTGCTCTCGTCGCTCCGGGTCTGGGCGGAGCAGGGGGCGGGTCGTGCGGCACCCGAGAACGTGCTCCGCGATGCGCTCGACCTCATCGGCGACCTCCGCTGGTCCCGCTGA